Within Candidatus Hydrogenedentota bacterium, the genomic segment GGAGAAGATGAACGCCCTGCTGTTTCTTCAGGCCTGCAAGATCACCGCCCATGTCACGGGCGACGCGAAATACGCGGACATTTACCGGAAGTACGCCGTGGACGAGCAGTGCGCCGAGGCGGCAGTCGAGGCGCGCATCTGCGTGAACCCGCTCATGCCCCGGGCTGTCAACCACAGCGACGACGTGCTCCAGTTCCTCGCCTATGCGCCCCTGATGCACCTGGAGACGGACCCCGCCCTGCGCGCCCTCTATGAAAAGAGCCTGCGCCGGAGCTGGGAGGGCAACGGGAGGCACCCCGGCGTCGCCCCGGAGGGCAACCCCTTCTACGCCTTCGTGATGGCAAAGCATCTGGACGAGCGCGGCGGCCTGGAAGCCGGCCTGGACACCCTCCGGCGCTTCCCCTTCCGCATGAAATGGCGGCCCGACACCATCGAAACCTACCGGACGCTGTTCGGGTTTGACCCGGACCCAGGCCCCCTGAGCCCCGAACCGGAAGAAGGAAAGCCCGTGCCGGTGGACCGCCGGGGCACCACCTGGTCGGCCTGGGTGCAGGACCCCTATTTCGGGTCGGACTGGGACGCCCCGGACGCGGTGATGGAGTACAACGGGCATGATTATCTGCTGGCCTACTGGACGGGCCGGCACTACGGGTTCCTTTCCGAGGAGCAATGACCGGGGATCCCATGGCGGACAGCATGACCTTCCGCGAGATGAATCTGCGGGTGTTCGAGGGGCGCCCTGTCCCCGGGGTGCTGTTCCAGCCGCGCTTCGAGCCGTGGTTCGAGTACCGCCAGCGGCTGGGCGACCTCCCGGAATCGCTTCAGAAGGGCACGGTCTTCGACGCCTACGACACCCTGGACGTGTCCATGCGCTACATCCATTACGCCACGGGATGCCCGAGTCCTGTGGAGGTGTTTCATGAAACGCCGTTGCGGGTCACGGAGCGGACCGACGGCAACGGCATGCGGGTGACGGTTCACGAGACCCCGTACGGCGATCTGGTCACCCGTTACGGGTTCGCCTCCGACGGCAGTTGCCGGGTCGTGGAGTTCCCGGTGCGCACGGCGGAGGACCTGCGCCGGCTGGAGTGGGTCTTCCGGCACACGCGGTACGTCTACAATCCGGAGGGCTTTGCCCACGGGGCCGCGCGGATGGGGGACCGGGGGGAGCCGCAGTTCTATGTGTGCCGCAGCCCCTACCAGTGCCTGAGCCTGGAGTGGATGGCCTACGACGACTTTGTTACAGCGCTCCTGTTCGAGCCGGAGCAGGTCGGACCGGTGCTGGCCGCGATGGACGCGGCGCATGACCCGCTCTACGAGGGGCTGGCGGCGGACCCCGCCCCGCGCATCGTCAACTTCGGCGAGAACATTGACGGCCGGCTCATGTCCCCGGACCTCTTCGAGCGGCACCACCTGCCGTTCTACGAAAAGCGGGACGCGTGCCTGAAGGCGGCGGGCAAGTTCACCCACGCCCATTTCGACGGAAGCTTCCACTCCCTGCTGCCGTTCTTCCCGCGCCTGCCCTTTGACGGGATCGAGGCGCTGACCCCCGTGCCCCAGGGCGACGCCACGCTGGAGGAGATTCGGGAACACCTGGGCGACAAGGTACTGCTCGATGGCATCCCCGCCGTGTTCTTCCTGCCGGAGTTCCCCCTGGAGCGGCTTCAGGAGTGCGTGGAGCGGCTGGTGGCGTTGTTCGCGCCCCGGCTGGTGCTCGGCATTTCCGACGAGCTGCCCATGGGCGCGGGGCCCGAGGCCGTGGAGCGTCTGCTCTGGGTGAGGGATTATTGCCGGAACTGCGCGCCCCGCCCCGCGCCGGAGTCCGTCTGATGGCAACACCGGAGCAGAAAGAAGACCGTCGCCCGGCAGGGGAGAGGGGGCTGGCCGTTGCATGCTATCTGGGGGGCGCGCCCTTTTTGGCGCGGACCGTCCGTCGCAGGGGCGGCCCCTATCTGCGGACCCATCTGGCCCAGGCGCTGATGCTGGCGGCGGTGCTGGCGGGAATGGTGATTCTGTTTGCGGCGGTGGTCCTGGGGCTTTCCTGGATGATGGCTGCGCGCCCGGACCTGTACAACCGGCACTCCTGGGAGGGGACGACCCTCAGCGTGTTCCGGAAGTTGTTGATTGTCTGGGGGGTGCTGTGGGCCTATGGCGTCCTTTCCGCCCTGCGCGGGGGCGCTTTGCCCATCCCGTGGACCGAGCGCGTTTCCTCCCTGCGCGCCGTGTCCGTGGTCGGGCTTGTGGGCGCGTGGAGCCTGTGGGCGCTGCTTCTCTGCATGGTCGTGTGCGCGGCGGCGGTGGAGATGCTGGCCCCGCGGTCGGTTCAGCGCGCCCCCGCCACCGTGCTGTACGAGAACCTGGAGGGGCGCATTCCCCGCGCCCTGGTGGCGCCGGGGTACCTGCCCACACTGGCTGCGGCGCGCCTGAAATGGGGGCCGGGCGGGGTGGCCTTCCAGCCGCTCACGCTGGACTCCCTGAAACAGGGCGCGGCGGAAAGTGAGTTCCTGTTTGTCGGTTCCCACGGCACCGAGGACGGGCTTCTCCTGTCCACCGGCCCCGTGACCCCGGAGGCGTTGCGCGACACGGACCGCTCAGGCCGCCTGCGCTTCGTCTATCTCGCCGGCTGCGACAGCGCGGCGCTGCGTGACGGGTGGGAAAAGGCGCTGGCCCCAGCGAGAGTGGTCACCCAAGACCACCTCGCCTCGACGCTCCAGCATGTCTGGTGGCTGTGGCGGGAAGGCCCAAGAGTGATCCGCGACCTTCAGTTTACGGAAGCCAAGGGGAAGGGGTAGGGCACCGGTGTCCCGAGAACCGCTGTGGTCCACACCCCCTGGGACCGCCAGGCTCCAGCCTGGCTCTTTTGGAGGCGTGGTCGGTCGTCTTCTCACGCAACATTCTCCCCCTGCACGGGGAGCACCCCTGTTTCCGGCCAAAAAAGAAAACGGCCAGGCTGGAGCCTGGCGATCCCAGGGGGCGGCAAGCGCGCCCTCTCTCCGCGAAGACACGCCTTGACGGCCTGCCGGGGCTCTGGTAGACTGACGGCGAGACGGGAAAGTTGAATCTGTTTCCGGAATGTCTCATTGGAGGTGGGGAGTGCGGCGGTGTGGAAGGAAAAATCCAGGGTTACGGGCGACTGGGTAGGCTGCAGCCTTCCCGCCCCTGTTTTCGCCTTTGCATCTTTACGCCGGGGAAACTTCATCGCTTCCCGCCCGTTTCCGGGCTAATGATTTCAATGAAGGGAAACGTTCCGGGGCTGTGTGTGGTTCAACGGCTCCAAGGGGGCAGGCAGCCACCCATCCAGGGCGCAACCATGGGAAAGGAGGCCGGAAACCCTGGCGGGGAGTCTTACGCATTTCGGAGTTCAACAAAATTGTCCGGCAGGAACAACCCATGAGAGGTGTAAGTCATGAAAAAATGTGGCGCAGAGTTTTTCGGGACCTTCTGGCTGGTACTGGGTGGGTGCGGAAGCGCCGTGCTGGCCGCGGCGTTTCCCGATGTCGGAATCGGTCTGCTCGGAGTGTCGCTGGCGTTCGGGCTGACCGTGGTGACGATGGCTTATGCCATCGGGCATATTTCCGGTTGCCATCTCAATCCCGCAGTCTCGGTGGGATTGTGGGCGGGTGGCCGTTTTCAGGCGAAGGAACTCGCCCCGTATGTCGTCGCCCAGGTGCTTGGCGGGATAGCCGCCGGCGGCGTTCTCTATCTTATTGCCAGCGGGAAGGCGGGGTTTGACGTCTCTGCGGGCTTCGCCTCCAACGGCTACGGGGAGCACTCTCCCGGGGGATACTCCCTGACCGCCGCACTGGTGTGTGAAGTGGTGATGACCATGATGTTCCTGCTCATCATCCTCGGGGCGACAGACCGTAAGGCCCCTCAGGGTTTCGCCCCGCTGGCTATAGGCCTGGGCCTGACCCTCATTCACCTGATCAGCATCCCGGTTACCAACACCTCTGTGAACCCGGCGCGCAGCACCGCCGTCGCCGTGTACACCGGTGGGTGGGCAGTGTCCCAGTTGTGGCTTTTCTGGGTGGCCCCGATTGCCGGCGCGCTGCTCGGCGCGGCGGTATACCGTGTGATTGGCTCCTCGGAGGAGTGACTGCTCCGGGCCGTGCGTGGCGTCAGGCCGACGGTCCCGCCCTTTCCCGGCGGGTGGAAAGACGGGGGCGTGTCTATCCTCGGCTGCCGGGGCTCTGGTAGAGTGACGGCGGAAAGCCGGGGCCTGCTCTCGGATGTTGTCTTCTTTGTGTTCTTGGTGTCTTGGTGGTGAGTCTTTCCGGAGTCTCCACCACGAATCCACAAAGAACGCGACGAAGAACGGCCGCGTGGCTATCCTTGGCTGGTCGGGAAAGGGTAGGGCACCGGCGGTTGGGCGCCGTGGGTGTACACGGCCATGAGCTTGACCACCATTTCGGGGGTCAGGGTGTAGGCGCCGCCGAGGCCGCGCGCGGCGGCGATGGACAGGGCGGTGTGCTCGACTTTCTCCATCTTGAAGTAGGCGTCGAACACCGTCTTTCCCACGGTGACCGCGCCGTGGCGGTCCAGCAGGAGGGCGTCATAGGCTCCGACCCACGGGCGCACGACGTCCGCGCCCTCGCGGGATCCCGGGGTGGCGTAGCCGGCGGTCGGGATGGCGCACAGGGTCATGATGACCTCGGGGACCACCGGCAGGGTCATGTCCACCCCGGCCAGCGTGAGGGCGGTGGCGTAGGGCGGGTGGGCGTGGACGACCGCCCCGATGTCCGGACGCTCCTCGTAGCAGGCAAGGTGCGTGAAGAATTCCGAGGTGACGCGGCCCTCCCCGGAGACCTTCTCGCCCCGGCCGTTCGCAACGACGAGGATGTCGGGGGTCATGAACCCCTTCGACACGCCGCTCGGGGTG encodes:
- the aqpZ gene encoding aquaporin Z → MKKCGAEFFGTFWLVLGGCGSAVLAAAFPDVGIGLLGVSLAFGLTVVTMAYAIGHISGCHLNPAVSVGLWAGGRFQAKELAPYVVAQVLGGIAAGGVLYLIASGKAGFDVSAGFASNGYGEHSPGGYSLTAALVCEVVMTMMFLLIILGATDRKAPQGFAPLAIGLGLTLIHLISIPVTNTSVNPARSTAVAVYTGGWAVSQLWLFWVAPIAGALLGAAVYRVIGSSEE
- a CDS encoding class II aldolase/adducin family protein, whose product is MNEREAREAVCEAGRRLYEKNLVAATDGNISIRLGEDRYLCTPSGVSKGFMTPDILVVANGRGEKVSGEGRVTSEFFTHLACYEERPDIGAVVHAHPPYATALTLAGVDMTLPVVPEVIMTLCAIPTAGYATPGSREGADVVRPWVGAYDALLLDRHGAVTVGKTVFDAYFKMEKVEHTALSIAAARGLGGAYTLTPEMVVKLMAVYTHGAQPPVPYPFPTSQG